GGGAATATTCGGGCATGAACGACCCGCTGTGGGATGTGGGGGATCTGTCCGTGGAGGCCGAGATGGACGCGGAGAGAGAGGCAGAGCTGCTGCAAGGCTATTTTGGCCGCGCGCCCACGGACGAGGAGATGGGCCGTGTGGTGATCTACAAGGCGATGTGCGATCTGCTTTGGACCCTATGGGGATTGATCCAGCATGCGGATGGCAATGATGCCGAAGATTTCTGGGCCTATGCCACGGGCCGATTTGCACGCTGCCGCGCCTTGATGGACAACCCTGATTTCGACGCGCATGTGGCGGCGGTCGCGGCGCGCTGATCAGCCGGTGATCTGAGCCAGCAACGCCTGATGCAGCTCCGGCGTTGCCGCTGTCACCACCCGGCCGTCGGAACCAAGCGTCAGGGCCGCGCCCTCCCAATCTGTCATCACGCCGCCAGCGGCCTCGATCAGGCTGACCAAGGGCAGGTAATCATAAGGCTCCAGCCCAAAATCCACCACCGCATCAATGCGCCCGGCGGCGACCATGGCGTGGGGGTAACAATCATAGGCCATGCGGCGCGTGTGGCCGATCCGGCAAAGCCGCCTGAAAAGGGCAGGGTTATGGGAGAAAATACGCTCCGCCTCGTTGATATAGACCATCGCCTGATCAAGCTGTTTGGTGGACCGGCAATGAATGGGCGTGCCATTGCATTCGGCTGTGCCGCCGCGCAGACCCACAAATGTCTCGCCAAGGGCGGGCATCTGGACCAGGCCCAATTGCGGCACGCCGCCCACCAGATGGCCGATCAACATGCCAAACAGCGGCGATCCGGTGATAAAAGATCGTGTTCCATCAATGGGGTCGATGATCCAAGAGGGGCCATCCAATGATCCGGAGATCCCGTGTTCCTCGCCAAAGATAGCATGATCGGGAAACACCTTCGCCAGTTCCGCACGGATATAGCTTTCGGTCTCGCGATCAGCCACTGTCACCGGGCTGTCATCGGCCTTTTCGATGATGTCCAAAGGCGCACGGAAATACTTCATCGCCACGGCGCTGGCCTCATGCGCGATGCGCACTGCTTCTGACTTGATCATCGGGGGGTCCTTATGTTTGCGGCGTATGGATGGAAATACCCCATCCGGCGCAGGCTTTGCTCAGATCCTCGGGCGGACGCTGGTCCGTAGCGAGAATATCAACCAGTGTCGGATCACCGATCAGAATCGGGGCTTCCCGGCCAAACTTGCTGGAATCAGCGGCCATGATCCGGGTGCCCGCACGCTGGAGAATCAGCCGTGAAAACTGCGCCTCTTCGAGATCAAACAGCGCGAATCCCTGTCCGGCGGTGATCCCGGCGGAGGACATAACGGCAAAGTCGGTGTTGAAGTTTGCCGCAAAATCCATCGCCGCATGGCCAAAGGCACCGCCGTCATGGCTGCGCAAACGTCCGCCCGCCATATAGACGCAATTGTCATTTCGCATCGCCAGTTTGGATGCCACATGAATGGAGTTCGTTACAACCGTCAGGCGATGACGCTCGCGCAAGGCATCGGCGATATGGGCCGTGGTGCTGCCGATATCGAGAAACAGAGACGCCCCGTCGGGGATAAGCTTGCATACAGATCGCGCAATGGCCTTTTTGGCGTCGATGTTCTCGCTAAAGCGTTGTTTGAACGTGCCTTCTTCTTGCTGTTCCTGGTCTTGATCCGCGACGTTCAAACGGACGCCGCCGTGCATCTTTTCGACCAAGCCGCCCTCAACCAGAGACCGCAAATTGCGGCGCACGGTTTCGCTGGTGACGTTCAACTCTGACGCGATGGCGCCCACCCGCAAGGATCCACCCGCACGGCGCAGCGCATCCATGATTTCCTGTTGGCGGTGATTGGCGAGCGGGTCCATGACAGGGCATTTCTTCTAAGGGGACAGGTGGCTTTCATTTAGGCATATCACGCCACGTTAAGGCAAGTGAAACAACAAAAAACCTCAAAATCCAACATTTTTTGCCAGATAACCACATTTGTTGTTGCTTTATGTGTTTTTTCAGGGAGATTAAGGGAAGCTCGTGATGCAGAGACAAAAACGCCGCACCGGGCGCAGACCAGCAAGGAGGCTGACGATGACTACATCTAAACTGACGGCTGCGGGACTTGCTCTCGCGCTATCGACCGCGGGCGCATTTGCGGACGTTGAATCTTCTGACCCGATCAAATTGACCACCCATGACTGGACCGGCCAGATCATCACCACGACCCTGATGGGGGAGGTGCTGAAAAAGGCGGGCTATAATGTTGAATATGTGCAGGCCGATTACATCGCGCAATTTGCCGGATTGAAAACCGGCGATCTGCACGTGGCCATGGAAATCTGGGAAACCACCGGCAAAGAGGCCATGGACGAAGCGATTGGCACCGGCAACGTGGTCAGCGCAGGCCCAACCGGCATGAAGGCCATCGAGGAATGGTGGTATCCGGCCTATATGGAAGAACGCTGCCCCGGCTTGCCCGATTGGGAAGCGTTGAACGATTGTGCCAGCGAATTTGCTACAGCCGAAACCGCCCCGATGGGCCGGTATCTGGGCGGCCCCGTCACATGGGGCGGCTTTGATGAAGAGCGGATCGAAGCGCTTGAGATGGATTTCGAAGTGGTCCACGCGGGCACGGATGCCGCGCTATTTGCAGAGCTTGAGGCGGCCTATCAGCGGCAAGACCCGATTGTCCTGTGGATCTATTCCCCACATTGGGCACCGTCCAAATATGACGGCAAATTCGTGGAATTCCCGCCCTATTCGGAAGAATGCTATGCGGACCCATCTGTTGGTATCAATCCAGATGCCGCCTATGACTGCGGCAAGCCGCGCGGCGAGATCTTCAAGGTGGCCTGGTCCGGCGTGGCCGACAAATGGCCCGGCGCATCCGAGGCGATCAATGATTTCCATATCACCAGTGATGAAATGGGCGCCATGGTTGGCGCGGTCGATCTGGATGGCAAAACCGTTGACGCGGTTGTGGCCGAATGGATGGCCAACAACGAAAGCACCTGGCAGGGTTGGATCAACTAAACCCGCCTGAACTTCTCCGGGGCGGTGCCGCATCGCCCCGGACCAAACACCCCTTTCTCATGTCACAGGATCACGCCGGATGTCGCGTAACGTTATGCTGGATTGCTCTAACGTCTGGAAGCTGTATGGCCCGCAGGCCGATGCCTTTCTGACCGCTCACAACGGGGCGCCAAGTGATGGCGATCTGGCCAAGGCCAAGATGATCGGCGCGGTGCGCGGCGTGGATGTGCAGATCGAAGACGGCGAGATTTTTGTGATCATGGGCCTGTCCGGCTCGGGCAAATCGACGCTGGTGCGTTGTTTGTCGCGATTGGTTGAACCGACCGCCGGGGCGATCAATTTTGAAGGTCAGGATTTGCTGACCATTTCCGAGGCGGATTTGATCGAGATACGTCGCAAGAAGATGGGCATGGTGTTTCAACATTTTGCCCTGTTGCCGCATCTGACAGTCTTGCAAAACGTAGCCTTTCCCTTGGATGTTCAGGGCGTTGACCGCACCACCCGCGAGGCACGCGCGCATGAGATGATCGAAACCGTCGGTCTGAAAGGGCGCGAGGATTATTACCCGCGCCAGCTTTCTGGTGGCCAGCAACAGCGTGTCGGGATCGCCCGATCCTTGGTGACTGAACCCGACCTTTGGTTTCTCGATGAGCCGTTTTCGGCGCTTGATCCCTTGATCCGCCGCGAGATGCAGGACGAGTTTTTGCGCCTGCAATCCATGCTGAAGAAAACCATCGTCTTTATCACCCACGACTTTGACGAGGCGATCCGCCTTGCCGACCGGATCGCGGTGATGAAGGACGGGCGGATCGAACAGACCGCCACCCCTGAGGAATTGATGACCAACCCCGCCACGCCCTACGTGGCCGAGTTCACGCGCCACGTGAACCGTTCCAAGGTGGTCAAGTTACGCTCCATCGCGGTGCCGGTGGACCCGGATGCCACCTATGCCGGTGATCTCCCCGCCCGCATGACCGTGGCCGAAGCGATGGAGCAGATCGATGCCGCCGCGCACCCGTTCAAAGTGGTTGAGGCAGACGGCACGGTGATCGGCGCAGTGGATGCCCAAACCGCGATTTCCGTCATGATCGGGCGCAACGCCAAATGACGGATCAAGTGGCAGATCATCCCCCTCTCAAGGGCGGCAAGGCGCGCTGGCTGACCGGTGGACGGCTGTTCTGGCTGATCCTCTTGGCGGTCACATGGGCCGCTTCAACCTGGTCCTTTGCGCTGTACAAGGCGCTGGATGCCCGTTGGATCGTACGCTTTCCCAAAGCCTACCAGATCTCCGTGGACGACTGGCTGTCGGATTTCACCAAATGGCTGGTGGAGGATCTGAGTTTCGGCTGGTTTACCTTTCGCGATGTCACGCGGTTCATCGCCAGCCTGATTGAAGCGCCCTATGATCTGGTGCGGTCGCTGCTACTGGATGGGTTTGCCAAAGGTCAGGGCCAGCAGGCGGTCGAGATTGTGCCCGCGCTGAGCTGGATCGCGATCATCTTTGTCTTTGTGGCATTGGCCAAATACGCCCGTGGCTGGA
This window of the Sulfitobacter mediterraneus genome carries:
- a CDS encoding inositol monophosphatase family protein, translated to MIKSEAVRIAHEASAVAMKYFRAPLDIIEKADDSPVTVADRETESYIRAELAKVFPDHAIFGEEHGISGSLDGPSWIIDPIDGTRSFITGSPLFGMLIGHLVGGVPQLGLVQMPALGETFVGLRGGTAECNGTPIHCRSTKQLDQAMVYINEAERIFSHNPALFRRLCRIGHTRRMAYDCYPHAMVAAGRIDAVVDFGLEPYDYLPLVSLIEAAGGVMTDWEGAALTLGSDGRVVTAATPELHQALLAQITG
- a CDS encoding DeoR/GlpR family DNA-binding transcription regulator, whose product is MDPLANHRQQEIMDALRRAGGSLRVGAIASELNVTSETVRRNLRSLVEGGLVEKMHGGVRLNVADQDQEQQEEGTFKQRFSENIDAKKAIARSVCKLIPDGASLFLDIGSTTAHIADALRERHRLTVVTNSIHVASKLAMRNDNCVYMAGGRLRSHDGGAFGHAAMDFAANFNTDFAVMSSAGITAGQGFALFDLEEAQFSRLILQRAGTRIMAADSSKFGREAPILIGDPTLVDILATDQRPPEDLSKACAGWGISIHTPQT
- a CDS encoding ABC transporter substrate-binding protein, yielding MTTSKLTAAGLALALSTAGAFADVESSDPIKLTTHDWTGQIITTTLMGEVLKKAGYNVEYVQADYIAQFAGLKTGDLHVAMEIWETTGKEAMDEAIGTGNVVSAGPTGMKAIEEWWYPAYMEERCPGLPDWEALNDCASEFATAETAPMGRYLGGPVTWGGFDEERIEALEMDFEVVHAGTDAALFAELEAAYQRQDPIVLWIYSPHWAPSKYDGKFVEFPPYSEECYADPSVGINPDAAYDCGKPRGEIFKVAWSGVADKWPGASEAINDFHITSDEMGAMVGAVDLDGKTVDAVVAEWMANNESTWQGWIN
- a CDS encoding quaternary amine ABC transporter ATP-binding protein, which gives rise to MSRNVMLDCSNVWKLYGPQADAFLTAHNGAPSDGDLAKAKMIGAVRGVDVQIEDGEIFVIMGLSGSGKSTLVRCLSRLVEPTAGAINFEGQDLLTISEADLIEIRRKKMGMVFQHFALLPHLTVLQNVAFPLDVQGVDRTTREARAHEMIETVGLKGREDYYPRQLSGGQQQRVGIARSLVTEPDLWFLDEPFSALDPLIRREMQDEFLRLQSMLKKTIVFITHDFDEAIRLADRIAVMKDGRIEQTATPEELMTNPATPYVAEFTRHVNRSKVVKLRSIAVPVDPDATYAGDLPARMTVAEAMEQIDAAAHPFKVVEADGTVIGAVDAQTAISVMIGRNAK